A DNA window from Pseudodesulfovibrio thermohalotolerans contains the following coding sequences:
- a CDS encoding type II toxin-antitoxin system HigB family toxin, protein MRIISRATLREYGDSHADAKDALDSWFHEVRKEDWKTWTDIKAKYPSASPLGNDRYVFNIKGNTYRIIVVINFVAKIIYIRFVGTHAEYDKIDAEKV, encoded by the coding sequence ATGAGAATAATCAGTCGGGCGACACTACGCGAGTATGGGGACAGCCACGCTGACGCAAAAGATGCGCTTGACTCTTGGTTCCATGAAGTTCGCAAAGAGGACTGGAAAACTTGGACCGACATTAAAGCCAAGTACCCTTCTGCTTCCCCGCTAGGCAATGACAGATACGTTTTTAACATCAAAGGAAACACCTACAGGATTATTGTCGTAATAAATTTTGTTGCTAAGATTATTTATATTCGCTTTGTCGGCACTCATGCTGAGTACGACAAAATTGATGCAGAGAAGGTGTAA
- a CDS encoding acetamidase/formamidase family protein, translated as MASKTVFVNQFTNGILGPDESMLGPVEDGGVIIANTAPGCWGPMLTPAIRGGHEVTRPVQVEGAEPGDSIAIRILSINVTSRCTASGNDTTFADRFLGDPYVAGKCPQCGTLYEETCVEGTGPECVKCAKCGAPAAPFAFTNGYTIAFNDKGTLGVTLNKEAAQKAADDARENMCIPDNSIQNPVVAMAPSDLPGLVARMIPFVGQLGVVPVRNTPDSHNARDLGSFLVDAPHEYGITQEQLDDVTDGHMDINRVRAGAVLIAPVRVPGGGVYVGDMHAMQGDGEIAGHTADVSGVVTMQVSVLKGVTCGGPIILPVYDDLPLLARPLNDEEKHQAMLEAEKWGVALEESAPISFVGSGPTLNDATSNALTRAAEFLDCTVPEVMNRATITGNIQIGRAPGTVTATFLAPTAKLREKGVYDLIRTQYGL; from the coding sequence ATGGCCAGTAAGACAGTGTTCGTAAACCAATTCACCAACGGTATCCTCGGCCCCGACGAGTCCATGCTCGGCCCCGTTGAAGACGGCGGCGTCATCATAGCCAACACCGCTCCGGGCTGCTGGGGGCCCATGCTCACCCCGGCCATCCGCGGCGGCCACGAAGTGACCCGGCCCGTACAGGTCGAGGGAGCCGAGCCTGGCGACTCCATCGCCATCCGCATCCTGTCCATCAACGTGACCTCCCGTTGCACCGCTTCGGGCAACGACACCACGTTCGCCGACCGATTCCTGGGCGACCCCTATGTTGCGGGCAAATGCCCCCAGTGCGGCACGTTGTACGAGGAGACCTGCGTGGAAGGCACCGGCCCCGAGTGCGTCAAATGCGCAAAATGCGGCGCTCCGGCGGCTCCTTTCGCCTTTACCAACGGCTACACCATCGCCTTCAACGACAAAGGCACCTTGGGCGTGACCCTGAACAAGGAAGCCGCGCAAAAGGCTGCCGACGACGCCCGGGAAAACATGTGCATCCCGGATAATTCCATCCAGAACCCGGTGGTGGCCATGGCCCCCAGCGACCTTCCGGGACTGGTCGCCAGAATGATTCCCTTTGTGGGCCAACTGGGTGTCGTGCCCGTGCGGAACACCCCGGACTCCCACAACGCCCGCGACCTGGGCTCCTTCCTGGTGGATGCGCCGCACGAATACGGCATCACCCAGGAGCAACTGGACGATGTGACCGACGGCCACATGGACATCAACCGCGTGCGCGCGGGCGCTGTGCTGATCGCCCCGGTGCGCGTGCCCGGAGGCGGCGTATACGTGGGCGACATGCACGCCATGCAGGGCGACGGCGAGATCGCGGGCCATACGGCCGACGTATCCGGCGTCGTCACCATGCAGGTGTCCGTGCTCAAGGGCGTCACCTGCGGCGGCCCCATCATCCTGCCCGTGTACGACGACCTTCCGCTCCTGGCCCGCCCCCTGAACGACGAGGAAAAGCATCAGGCCATGCTGGAGGCCGAGAAATGGGGCGTCGCCCTGGAAGAATCGGCCCCCATCTCCTTTGTCGGCTCCGGGCCGACCCTGAACGACGCCACCAGCAACGCCCTGACCAGGGCCGCCGAATTCCTGGACTGCACGGTCCCGGAGGTCATGAACCGCGCCACCATCACCGGCAACATCCAGATCGGCCGCGCCCCCGGCACCGTCACAGCCACCTTCCTGGCCCCGACCGCCAAACTACGCGAAAAAGGCGTCTACGACCTCATCCGCACCCAATACGGCCTGTAA
- a CDS encoding Fur family transcriptional regulator, with protein MTLLDSAEAARELLERAGLEPTLNRIMVVSAVAAGHGPVTAGEVLAEVLREHKLNRVTVYRILDLLAEKGAINRISSGERAQHYCVGRAHSHFHCTGCGRIQCIANEAIRFDESAVADSLGLLVSHVDLVLEGLCRDCARAAGA; from the coding sequence ATGACGCTGCTCGATTCTGCCGAGGCCGCTCGGGAACTGCTCGAACGGGCGGGCCTGGAGCCGACCCTCAATCGTATCATGGTTGTGTCCGCCGTGGCCGCGGGGCATGGCCCGGTGACCGCCGGAGAGGTCCTCGCCGAGGTCCTGCGCGAACACAAGCTCAACCGGGTCACGGTCTACCGCATTCTCGACCTGTTGGCGGAGAAGGGCGCGATCAATCGAATCAGTTCGGGCGAGCGGGCACAGCATTATTGCGTGGGACGAGCGCACAGCCATTTCCATTGCACCGGCTGCGGGCGGATTCAATGCATCGCCAACGAGGCCATCCGGTTCGACGAGTCCGCCGTGGCCGACTCCCTTGGCCTACTCGTTAGCCATGTGGACCTTGTTCTTGAGGGCTTGTGCCGCGATTGCGCCCGTGCGGCGGGAGCGTAG
- a CDS encoding YkgJ family cysteine cluster protein: protein MQIQNTNAPRCRRCGQCCRKGGPALHVQDLPLLQDGSIPLADVVTLRAGEWVYDQPAQQVMPLSSEMLKIKGRDGTWTCLYLSPESNTCAIYATRPAECEALFCEDVAPLRAMYEEERLTRADLLPEGHPLLELMAEHDRRCDPRRMEELAKAAREGDGQAGEELKEMVVYDIEMRRLVPQKSGMSAELNDFFFGRPLHVLLGGMSVKVYHSGDTVRFNFQA from the coding sequence TTGCAGATTCAAAACACTAACGCCCCCCGCTGCCGCCGCTGCGGACAGTGCTGCCGCAAAGGCGGCCCGGCCCTCCACGTTCAGGACCTGCCGCTCCTTCAGGACGGCTCCATCCCGCTGGCCGACGTTGTCACCTTGCGCGCCGGTGAATGGGTATACGACCAACCCGCGCAACAAGTCATGCCGCTCTCTTCCGAGATGCTCAAGATCAAGGGACGCGACGGAACCTGGACTTGCCTCTACCTGAGTCCCGAAAGCAACACTTGCGCCATCTACGCCACCCGTCCTGCCGAGTGCGAAGCGCTGTTCTGCGAAGACGTGGCCCCGCTGCGGGCCATGTACGAGGAGGAGCGGCTCACACGCGCCGACCTGCTCCCCGAAGGACACCCCCTGCTCGAACTCATGGCCGAACACGACCGGCGGTGCGATCCCCGGCGCATGGAAGAGCTGGCCAAGGCGGCCCGCGAAGGCGACGGCCAGGCGGGCGAAGAGCTCAAGGAGATGGTCGTATATGATATTGAAATGCGTCGCCTCGTTCCGCAGAAATCCGGCATGTCGGCGGAACTGAACGACTTTTTCTTCGGCAGGCCCCTGCACGTGCTCCTCGGCGGCATGAGCGTCAAGGTCTACCACTCGGGCGACACGGTCCGCTTCAACTTTCAAGCTTAG
- the dsrA gene encoding dissimilatory-type sulfite reductase subunit alpha produces MAKHKTPLLDQLESGPWPSFVSDIKQEADARAKNEKGLDYQIPVDCPDDLLGVLEMSYTDGETHWKHGGIVGVFGYGGGVIGRYCDQPQMFPGVAHFHTVRVAQPNGKWYNTELLRNLIKIWELRGSGLTNMHGATGDIVFLGTTTPQLEEIFWELTHDLEIDLGGSGSNLRTPATCLGMSRCEYACYDTQELCYNLTQEYQDELHRPAFPYKFKFKFDGCPNGCVAAIARSDLSFIGTWKDPIKVDQEAVAAYVGGEIAPNAGAHAGRDWGAFDIQKEVVDLCPSNCISYEDGKLAIDHKECVRCMHCINTMPRALKVGDERGCSVLCGAKAPILDGPQMGSLLVPFMEVNKDDDYQAIKDLIENIWDWWMEEGKNRERIGETMKRLGMAALIDAAGVPVDARQVQEPRHNPYIFWKAEDVEGGWDRDINEFRKRHQR; encoded by the coding sequence ATGGCGAAACACAAAACTCCTCTGTTGGATCAGCTGGAAAGCGGCCCGTGGCCCAGCTTCGTATCCGACATTAAACAGGAGGCCGACGCTCGAGCCAAGAACGAGAAGGGTCTGGATTACCAGATCCCCGTCGATTGTCCCGATGATTTGCTGGGTGTCCTCGAAATGTCGTACACCGACGGCGAAACTCACTGGAAACATGGCGGCATCGTCGGCGTTTTCGGTTACGGCGGCGGCGTTATCGGCCGTTACTGTGACCAGCCCCAGATGTTCCCCGGCGTCGCTCACTTCCACACCGTCCGCGTGGCTCAGCCCAACGGCAAGTGGTACAACACCGAGCTGCTGCGCAATCTGATCAAGATCTGGGAACTTCGCGGTTCCGGTCTGACCAACATGCACGGCGCCACCGGCGACATCGTGTTCCTGGGCACCACCACTCCGCAGCTGGAGGAAATCTTCTGGGAACTGACCCATGACCTGGAAATCGACCTCGGCGGTTCCGGCTCCAACCTGCGTACCCCCGCTACCTGCCTCGGCATGTCCCGCTGTGAGTACGCCTGCTACGACACCCAGGAGCTGTGCTACAACCTGACCCAGGAATACCAGGACGAACTCCACCGTCCGGCGTTCCCCTATAAGTTCAAATTCAAGTTCGACGGCTGCCCCAATGGCTGCGTTGCCGCCATCGCCCGTTCCGACCTGTCCTTCATCGGTACCTGGAAGGATCCGATCAAGGTCGATCAGGAAGCCGTTGCCGCCTACGTCGGCGGCGAAATCGCTCCCAACGCCGGCGCCCACGCTGGTCGTGATTGGGGTGCGTTCGACATCCAGAAGGAAGTCGTTGACCTGTGCCCGTCCAACTGCATCTCCTACGAAGATGGCAAGCTGGCCATCGACCACAAGGAATGCGTCCGTTGCATGCACTGCATCAACACCATGCCTCGCGCCCTGAAAGTCGGTGACGAACGCGGCTGCTCGGTTCTGTGCGGCGCCAAGGCCCCGATCCTCGACGGTCCCCAGATGGGTTCCCTGCTCGTTCCGTTCATGGAAGTGAACAAGGACGACGACTACCAGGCCATCAAGGACCTCATCGAGAACATTTGGGATTGGTGGATGGAAGAAGGTAAGAACCGTGAGCGTATCGGCGAGACCATGAAGCGTCTGGGCATGGCTGCCCTGATCGACGCCGCCGGCGTTCCCGTTGACGCCCGCCAGGTTCAGGAACCTCGCCACAACCCCTACATCTTCTGGAAAGCCGAAGACGTCGAAGGTGGTTGGGACCGCGATATCAACGAATTCCGCAAGCGCCACCAGCGCTAA
- a CDS encoding metal ABC transporter solute-binding protein, Zn/Mn family, giving the protein MAVSDMVKKVFLVALGLTLAWAGPASAAGKVRAFVSILPQKYFVERIGGELTDVSVLVQPGANPHMYEPTPRQMAALAKAQVYFAIGINLEDVWLPKLKGANRDMLVVRTQEGVDKIPMIEHHHDEAEHHHDEAEHHHDEAEHEGHDHAAAHSDEHDHGILDPHIWLDPVRVKTIARNTCDGLVRADPAHKTEYEANLAAFLNELDKLDATIAEAMAAIPVGKRAFMVFHPSWGYFAQRYGLTQVAIEAGGNEPSPRHLAEIIEHGRELGVTVVFVQPQFSKRSAEVIASELNARVLPLDPLAEDWKGNLLHAAEAFGRALS; this is encoded by the coding sequence ATGGCGGTTTCCGATATGGTGAAAAAGGTGTTTCTGGTCGCGCTCGGGTTGACCTTGGCCTGGGCCGGTCCCGCGTCGGCGGCGGGCAAGGTGCGGGCGTTCGTGTCCATCCTGCCGCAGAAGTATTTCGTGGAGCGCATCGGCGGGGAGTTGACGGATGTGAGTGTGCTGGTTCAGCCCGGGGCCAACCCGCACATGTACGAGCCCACTCCCCGGCAAATGGCCGCCCTGGCCAAGGCGCAGGTCTATTTCGCCATCGGCATCAATCTGGAAGACGTCTGGCTGCCCAAATTGAAGGGGGCGAACAGGGACATGCTGGTGGTCCGCACCCAGGAGGGCGTGGACAAGATCCCCATGATCGAGCACCATCATGACGAGGCCGAGCACCATCATGATGAGGCCGAGCACCATCATGATGAGGCCGAGCACGAGGGGCACGATCATGCGGCCGCGCACTCGGATGAACATGACCACGGGATTCTCGACCCGCATATCTGGCTCGATCCCGTGCGGGTCAAGACCATAGCGCGAAACACCTGCGACGGGCTGGTTCGGGCCGATCCGGCTCACAAGACCGAATACGAGGCGAACCTGGCGGCGTTTCTGAATGAGCTCGACAAGCTGGACGCGACCATCGCCGAGGCCATGGCGGCCATCCCGGTGGGAAAGCGCGCCTTCATGGTCTTTCATCCCTCCTGGGGATACTTCGCCCAGCGGTACGGCCTGACGCAGGTGGCCATCGAGGCGGGCGGCAACGAGCCGAGCCCCAGGCATCTGGCCGAAATCATCGAGCACGGGCGGGAGCTCGGGGTGACCGTGGTTTTTGTCCAGCCCCAGTTCTCCAAGCGGAGCGCAGAGGTAATCGCCTCCGAGCTGAACGCACGGGTCCTTCCCCTCGATCCGCTGGCCGAGGACTGGAAGGGCAACCTGCTGCACGCGGCCGAGGCGTTCGGACGCGCTTTGAGCTGA
- a CDS encoding GlcG/HbpS family heme-binding protein, whose protein sequence is MRKIMFSAFLVFAVALFSVPAFAEGPVKTLPGDVTLVQAQTILQAALKKAEEIKVPMNIAIVDAGGNLKAFYRQEDAFLGSIDISIKKAVTARYFNMSTRTLGAASQPGESLYSIEVSNDGLILFAGGVLLVDKNNVIIGAIGVSGGTVDEDESVAMAGAAVIK, encoded by the coding sequence ATGCGAAAAATCATGTTTTCCGCGTTTCTCGTTTTCGCCGTCGCGCTCTTTTCCGTGCCCGCCTTTGCCGAGGGGCCCGTCAAGACCCTCCCCGGGGATGTCACTTTGGTCCAGGCGCAGACGATACTTCAGGCCGCGTTGAAGAAAGCCGAGGAAATCAAGGTGCCCATGAATATCGCCATCGTGGACGCGGGCGGCAATCTCAAGGCGTTCTATCGCCAGGAAGACGCGTTTCTCGGCAGCATCGACATCTCCATCAAGAAGGCCGTGACGGCCCGGTACTTCAATATGTCCACCCGGACCCTGGGTGCCGCATCCCAGCCCGGCGAGTCACTTTACAGTATCGAGGTCAGCAATGACGGCCTGATCCTGTTCGCGGGCGGCGTGTTGCTCGTCGACAAAAACAACGTCATCATAGGAGCCATCGGCGTGTCCGGCGGCACCGTGGACGAAGACGAAAGTGTGGCTATGGCCGGGGCGGCGGTCATCAAGTAG